The Papaver somniferum cultivar HN1 unplaced genomic scaffold, ASM357369v1 unplaced-scaffold_70, whole genome shotgun sequence genomic interval ccaaggtaacttagattgcaaaccctgatttgaaaactatataaggagacgtctagcaactgtgcaaaactaatccccatacctcctgtgtgatactagttatttttctagagtcggttctcctttaatcgtaggtttcttctcgagaccctatcgattaacgactaaaatacttcattgggattgtgaagccaggcgaaactacttatcttgtagttgagcaatctgatcttgtcattttctatcgtacgagttcaattagaataatttacttgagattatatctccgatagggcaagataaaaagaaatcacaaacatcttcgtctcatcgtttgtgattccgcaatatctagtttcgctaccatacgatttagattattgtgaggtgattgataatactaggatgttcttcgggaatataagtccggtttatcaattggttcttgttcaccttgatttttatcaaaagacagaacaaaacttttaggtttatctgtgggagacaaataaaCTTCACGGGAAGAACAATGTtgatttttcttgctgatttttacCAGGAAGGATGTAATCcttttgagttaagttttattGCGAGATTAAACTTCACGGGTTTGAAGTTTGTGGAAGTTAAAAATATCTTAGTTACTCAATGGCAACTAAACCCTAATTCAGTGAGGTTTATGGCAATGAGTAAGGGTTTCTTTGTGGTTATGTTGCGTGATGAACAAACAAAATCCAGAATCCGTAACAAGAAGTGGTACGTTAACCAACAGGAATCGAGATTGATGGATTGGTATCCTGGTTTCGATCCTGAACGAAAAAATACATCCCATGCAACTGTATGGGTGCACCTACCAGGGCTTCATGTTGAATTATGGACAGAGAGATCGCTGCTTTCAATTTGTAAAGTAGTTGGTAATCCGATAGTGGTTGATcagagaaccctaaatctggagttCGGAAGCTTTGCTTCGGTTCTTGTGGACGTTGATTTCGCAAAACACATTCCAGACAGGATTCTTCTCACTGCTGGTGGTCGAACTTTCTGGCAATATGTGGATATACCAAAGCATCCAAAATTCTGTTTGCATTGCAGCATCATTGGTCACACTGATAAAGAGTGTAAACGGAAACCCAAGTCTGATGATTCAACAAAGGATAATGAAGCTAAGAATGAGTCTACTCAGGACTGGAAGACAGCAAAAGTTAAGAAACGATCCCGCAATCGTAAGAAGAACAATGCTCAAGAAGGTACTAGTGGTGTTGACAAGTCAGATGAGAATGCTGAGACCAATGCGAACACTGGTACGGGAGATAATGTCATTGTGCCAGTTGATGTTGGGGAGAATGCTGTTGGTGTGGAGGAAACCACACAGCTTGAAGTTGAACTAGCTGCTTCTAAAGCTCAACTTCGTGTTGCGTCTGAAGCTGTTGAGACAGCTAAACAGGCGTTAGCTGCGAAACGAGCATTAGCTAACAGGTTGTTAGTAGGAGAAACTACAACTGCAGCTAAGTCAGGAACAAGTGATGAATTGgtaagaactaatcactctagtacTGATAAGAACCATGCTAATTCTTCTTCTACTCCCATTGAAAATATAAGAGAACTCCAAGTTCAAGACACGGTGGTTGATAATATTGTAGATACGCTAATTTGCAATGCCTTAACTGATAATATCGTTGTGATGTTGCTGAATAAATTTGATGTCTTGACTGCTAAGTTGGGACTTGACAATGATGTGCAACTCTCCAATCAGGAAGAAgagagttcggatgaagaactCATGCCAGAGAAAGCAGCTTCAGGTGTCAAGAGTGCTAAATGGTCCGAGATACCTATGGAGAAAGTAGTACCAAAACAGACCAGGAAGCCTGGTCGTATTCGTATGACTAGCTCGAAACAAAGTGCTTCTCAAAGTGATAGGCAACAAAGTAGAACAACAGACTCCAAGTCTGATTCTGACTCTGAGGTTAATGAGTTGGGAATCCGTGTTCGCAAGGGTTTCTCTCCAATTATTGAAAAAGGGTTCCGATTAAGAATCCAAATGTAATTAATAAACCAAAGAAGTCTGTTTCCTAATGCGAGTGCTCTATTGGAATATcaatggggtggcgaaggtggagGCTAGTTTGAAGTTGCATGAGTTAGTTAATGTTTTTAAGCCGGTtatactttgtattgctgagccgaAAATTCCTTATTCATATGGTGTTATGTTGAGGCTTAATTTAACCGGTTTTGTAAAAAAGACAGTTCAtaattcttcttcaagttctatAGGTAATCTTTGGATTCTTTGGAGTGAGGATATTGAAGAGCCAGTGGTGTTAAATATGACTAGACAGGCCATTACGGTGAGAACTGAGGGGGTATTCATTTCTTTTGTTCACGCTAGTTATTTTCAAGTTTTTAGAAGGAGGTTATGGAGTCAGCTCTCTGCGGTGGATTATACAACTCCTTGGCTGGTTATTGGTGACTTTAACTGTGTTCTTCGTAATGAGGAGAATAAAGGGGGTAGAGAAACTCTTACTTCTAGTATTAATGAATTCAGTGATTGGATGGAGGAAAATAGTCTTTTTGAGGCGGATTCTTTGGGATCTAAGTTCACTTGGACTAATGGTCAATCGGGGGTGCgaagaattattagtaagttggatcgtgctattattaatgaaccttgggtaactaagttttcgaattggtggtgtaaagctcttcctaggtaAGTTTCCGATCATTCGACCCTTATTAGTTATCCTTTTGTTTCTCCTAGACCGAGACGTGCTCCTTTCAGAATTCAGAAAATGTGGTTTACGCATCCTGATTTTTTGAGAATGGTTGAGGCTTCTTGGAATGCTCCGGTGTATGGTAATCCTGATTTTATCTTTCCTTTTAAAAAGAAGAGATTGAAGGTGGCTATGAAGTTTTGGAATCAGCAGGTGTTTGGCAATGTCAATGCACGACTGAAACAAGCTCAATTGAAATTAGAAGTAGCTAGTAGGAATTCGGATGAGGATCCGTTTGATACTTCTAAGCAGAATGTGATGAAAGATGCGCTGGTGGATGTCCATGAGGTGCGTATGCAGCAACATATTATGTTAAAGCAAAAGTCTCGCAACAAATGGattttggagggttctagtaataCTTCTTACTTCCATAGTACTATCAAGACCCGCAGAAGTGCCAATACTATTTCGAAGTTGGTGACAGATGATGGGTCTCTTATCAATGAGACGGACTAATTAAGAGACCATGTTGTTTCTTATTATGAGAACAAATTTAATGGGGAAGATTCACTGATTGAGGATCACTTGTTTGAGTATGATCATAATTCTATATCTTTTGAGGAAAGGCAGATGCTGGATTCAACTCCTTCAATGGAGGAAATTAAGGCGGCGGTTTTTGATTTAGGTCCGGATAGTGCTCCAGGTCCGGATGgattctcggggtgtttttatagacactgTTGGGATTTAATTCATCAAGGTCTAGCTAAGGCTATTATTTTTTGCTGGAATAACAAATCTATTCCTAATGGGGCTAACTCTAGTCTCATTCTTTTACTGGCTAAGTTGAGAGGTGCGGATAGTTTAAGGAaatatagaccaattggtctaagtaattttttctttaaaatttctaCTAAAATTCTGGCAACTAAACTTGGTAAAGTCTTGGATAATTTGGTCTCGGAGGAACACGTGGCTTTTATGAAGGGGAGGAATATTCATGAAAACATTATTTGGCTTCGGAGATGGTGAATGAGCTGCACATtaaaaggaaggatggtaatcTGGGTCTCAAACTTGATAtttctcaggcttttgatacggttAGTTGGTCTTTTGTTTTGGAGGTGTCTCGAAGGTATGGTTTTTTAGAGGATTGGTGTACTTGGATTCACAATATTCTAAAATCTActagaatttttattcttcttaatggtagtccggaagGTTTTTTCAAGATTAATAAGGGTTTGCATCAGGGGGATCCTCTTtcgcctcttatttttgttttgatagaggatgttctgagtAGAAACATCACTAAGCTTTTTCAAAACAAATGCATGACTCATATGGTGAAGCGtaatggtattgctccaactc includes:
- the LOC113343974 gene encoding uncharacterized protein LOC113343974 is translated as MRVLYWNINGVAKVEASLKLHELVNVFKPVILCIAEPKIPYSYGVMLRLNLTGFVKKTVHNSSSSSIGNLWILWSEDIEEPVVLNMTRQAITVRTEGVFISFVHASYFQVFRRRLWSQLSAVDYTTPWLVIGDFNCVLRNEENKGGRETLTSSINEFSDWMEENSLFEADSLGSKFTWTNGQSGKRLKVAMKFWNQQVFGNVNARLKQAQLKLEVASRNSDEDPFDTSKQNVMKDALVDVHEVRMQQHIMLKQKSRNKWILEGSSNTSYFHSTIKTRRSANTISKLVTDDGSLINETD